Proteins encoded together in one Prionailurus viverrinus isolate Anna chromosome B1, UM_Priviv_1.0, whole genome shotgun sequence window:
- the TDRP gene encoding testis development-related protein isoform X2 has translation MRLACERFWASEHSWVHVQGASFRGWKEVTSLFNKDDEQQLLERCKSPKSKGANLRLREELKTEKKSGFWDNLGLKQNIQSKKPDEIEGWEPPRLALEDVSAGPGDPASGRPSGPGWEEGAGGRSKYTSLASSGNSSRWSLRSAGKLVGIRRQSRGHLTDDWEELE, from the exons GTTCAGGGAGCAAGCTTCCGAGGCTGGAAGGAAGTGACTTCTCTGTTTAATAAAGACGATGAACAGCAACTGCTTGAAAGATGTAAATCCCCCAAGTCCAAAGG AGCTAACTTACGGTTGAGGgaagagctgaagacagagaagaaatcGGGATTTTGGGACAATTTGGGTTTAAAACAGAACATACAGTCGAAGAAGCCAGATGAGATCGAAGGCTGGGAGCCTCCCCGACTTGCCCTGGAGGACGTGAGCGCTGGGCCGGGCGACCCCGCGAGCGGCCGCCCGTCCGGGCCGGGCTGGGAGGAGGGCGCTGGCGGCCGCAGCAAATACACCAGCCTGGCCAGCTCGGGGAACAGCTCGCGCTGGAGCCTCCGGTCGGCCGGGAAGCTGGTTGGCATCCGACGGCAGAGCCGAGGCCACCTGACCGACGACTGGGAGGAGCTGGAGTGA